The Procambarus clarkii isolate CNS0578487 chromosome 37, FALCON_Pclarkii_2.0, whole genome shotgun sequence genome window below encodes:
- the LOC138371815 gene encoding dentin sialophosphoprotein-like, whose translation MKEGKIVNAAKSFSERVIVNNPSHGGVFPNVEHNNKIVKNSNSESSYSDEWVLSHYGLSPDLWWWWGRLPVLSSTTSPDADTRSPDADTRSPDADTSSPDSDTRSPDADTRSPDADTSSPDADTRSLDADTRSPDADTRSPDADTRSPDADTSSPDADTSSPDADTSSPDSDTRSPDADTSSPDADTRSPDADTRSPDADTSSPDADTSSLDADTSSLDADTSSPDADTRSPDADTRSLDADTSSPDADTSSPDADTSSLDADTSSPDADTCSLDADTSSPDADTSSPDAATTSPRT comes from the exons TTCCCAATGTTGAACATAATAATAAGATAGTAAAAAATAGTAATTCAGAGTCCAG TTATTCGGATGAGTGGGTATTGTCCCACTATGGGCTGTCCCCtgacctctggtggtggtgggggcgtctACCTGTGCTCTCTTCCACCACTTCCCCCGATGCTGACACCCGTTCCCCCGATGCTGACACCCGTTCCCCCGATGCTGACACCAGTTCCCCCGATTCTGACACCCGTTCCCCCGATGCTGACACCCGTTCCCCCGATGCTGACACCAGTTCCCCCGATGCTGACACCCGTTCCCTCGATGCTGACACCCGTTCCCCCGATGCTGACACCCGTTCCCCCGATGCTGACACCCGTTCCCCCGATGCTGACACCAGTTCCCCCGATGCTGACACCAGTTCCCCCGATGCTGACACCAGTTCCCCCGATTCTGACACCCGTTCCCCCGATGCTGACACCAGTTCCCCCGATGCTGACACCCGTTCCCCCGATGCTGACACCCGTTCCCCCGATGCTGACACCAGTTCCCCCGATGCTGACACCAGTTCCCTCGATGCTGACACCAGTTCCCTCGATGCTGACACCAGTTCCCCCGATGCTGACACCCGTTCCCCCGATGCTGACACCCGTTCCCTCGATGCTGACACCAGTTCCCCCGATGCTGACACCAGTTCCCCCGATGCTGACACCAGTTCCCTCGATGCTGACACCAGTTCCCCCGATGCTGACACCTGTTCCCTCGATGCTGACACCAGTTCCCCCGATGCTGACACCAGTTCCCCCGACGCTGCCACCACTTCCCCCAGAACCTAA